A region of uncultured Draconibacterium sp. DNA encodes the following proteins:
- a CDS encoding sugar porter family MFS transporter, with product MKQQNVLTVALIIALGGFLFGYDIAMMSGTTTQLEELYNLNSFWLGFTIAVAIVGTIIGTLIIGKPAEKFGRRKSLVFLSAIFFIASLGSAFAINWGMLLFFRLITGVMLGCISVVTPMYIAEISPAEKRGRLVLLNQFFVVTAIFLAFAVNYFLARAIELDSWRWMIGVEAIPALSFFLLLNLVPESPRWLVNQGRNQEALAVFQRIKAENPEEEVQIVKRSVEQEEAIGHGNLFVKENRFPVMIAILIAAFNQLAGINAIMIYAPRVFEMAGFETDISLLQSISVGATNLLFTFIALFLIDKYGRRTLLMVGSVGMVFFLGMLSKSFFTENYSGLGGYGVMVYLMGFIAFFAFSQGAVLWVVISEIFPNKVRSQGQALGSFTHWIFAAALIWGFPVLNNAVGGGVSFGFFAIMMVFHFFFAWKVLPETKGKSLEEIQVEMKMKRN from the coding sequence ATGAAACAACAGAACGTTTTAACCGTCGCATTGATCATTGCTTTAGGCGGATTCCTCTTTGGCTACGACATTGCCATGATGTCGGGTACAACTACACAACTTGAAGAGTTATATAATCTAAATAGTTTTTGGCTTGGGTTTACTATAGCAGTTGCCATTGTGGGTACTATAATAGGTACATTAATAATAGGGAAACCCGCAGAAAAATTCGGGCGGCGCAAATCACTGGTATTTTTATCAGCGATATTTTTTATTGCTTCGCTGGGAAGCGCTTTTGCCATTAACTGGGGGATGCTTCTGTTTTTCAGGTTGATTACAGGTGTAATGTTAGGCTGTATTTCAGTAGTAACACCAATGTATATAGCCGAAATCTCGCCAGCAGAAAAGCGTGGTCGTTTGGTGCTGCTCAACCAGTTTTTTGTTGTAACGGCCATTTTTCTGGCCTTTGCAGTTAATTATTTCCTTGCACGCGCCATTGAACTCGATTCCTGGCGTTGGATGATCGGAGTGGAAGCAATACCTGCTCTATCTTTCTTTTTATTGCTAAACCTGGTTCCTGAAAGCCCCAGATGGCTGGTTAACCAGGGACGTAACCAAGAAGCACTTGCCGTTTTTCAACGCATAAAAGCTGAAAACCCGGAAGAAGAAGTGCAGATTGTCAAGAGATCGGTTGAGCAGGAAGAAGCTATTGGTCATGGTAACCTGTTTGTGAAAGAAAACCGTTTCCCGGTGATGATTGCCATTCTGATTGCAGCTTTTAACCAGTTAGCCGGCATTAATGCTATAATGATTTATGCCCCGCGTGTTTTCGAAATGGCTGGGTTCGAAACCGATATATCTTTACTTCAATCCATTTCGGTTGGTGCCACCAACTTGCTTTTCACCTTTATAGCTCTTTTTCTTATCGATAAATACGGACGACGTACTTTGTTAATGGTCGGTTCGGTAGGGATGGTATTCTTTCTTGGAATGCTTTCAAAATCCTTCTTTACTGAAAATTACTCTGGTCTTGGAGGATATGGGGTAATGGTTTACCTGATGGGCTTTATAGCGTTTTTTGCTTTTTCACAAGGAGCTGTGCTTTGGGTGGTCATTTCCGAGATATTCCCCAATAAAGTTCGTTCGCAGGGACAGGCGCTGGGAAGTTTTACCCATTGGATTTTTGCCGCGGCATTGATATGGGGATTTCCGGTTTTAAACAATGCAGTTGGCGGTGGAGTCTCCTTTGGTTTTTTTGCGATCATGATGGTTTTCCATTTCTTTTTTGCATGGAAAGTTCTTCCTGAAACCAAGGGGAAATCGCTGGAGGAAATTCAGGTTGAGATGAAAATGAAAAGAAACTAA
- a CDS encoding carbohydrate kinase — protein MKIKNKEILCIGEVLWDRLPSGAKPGGAPMNVALHLNAIGMDATIASSIGNDDEGNKLKDFLNSSGLDTSYIQTEDFLPTSEVLVQLDENNNATYEICEPVAWDNIRLTNELMDKAKRSGLLIYGTLASRNPISRESIMFLLDYSGVKLIDVNFRKPYDSQKVVEGLLMKADIVKMNDDELVVFANWYNKHKYDEKSLIKWFASQYNIKMVCITKGEDGAILYCEGEFYEHPGFKVDAVDTVGAGDAFLAGLISSLINDKTPDEALAFACATGAFVATKTGATPNYDMKEINSILADISV, from the coding sequence ATGAAAATTAAAAACAAGGAAATATTGTGCATTGGTGAAGTGCTTTGGGACAGGCTGCCTTCGGGAGCCAAACCCGGCGGGGCACCTATGAATGTGGCGCTTCATCTGAATGCTATCGGTATGGATGCTACCATTGCCAGTAGTATAGGTAATGACGATGAAGGCAATAAATTAAAAGACTTTTTGAATAGTTCGGGGCTCGATACCAGTTATATCCAAACGGAAGACTTTTTGCCAACAAGTGAAGTTCTTGTACAACTGGATGAAAACAATAATGCAACCTATGAAATATGTGAGCCCGTAGCTTGGGATAACATTCGACTGACAAACGAATTAATGGATAAAGCAAAAAGATCCGGTCTACTGATTTATGGTACTCTTGCTTCTCGAAATCCTATTTCACGGGAATCTATCATGTTTTTATTAGACTATAGTGGAGTTAAGCTCATTGACGTCAATTTTCGAAAACCTTACGATTCTCAAAAGGTAGTTGAAGGGCTTTTAATGAAAGCTGATATTGTAAAAATGAATGATGATGAATTAGTCGTTTTTGCAAACTGGTACAATAAACATAAATACGACGAGAAAAGCCTGATTAAATGGTTTGCTTCACAATACAACATAAAGATGGTGTGTATAACAAAAGGTGAAGACGGAGCCATTTTGTACTGCGAAGGTGAATTTTATGAGCATCCGGGATTTAAGGTAGATGCAGTTGATACTGTTGGAGCCGGCGACGCATTTCTGGCCGGTTTAATTTCTTCGCTCATAAATGATAAAACCCCTGATGAAGCTTTGGCATTTGCATGCGCAACCGGTGCTTTTGTGGCAACAAAAACCGGAGCAACTCCGAACTACGATATGAAAGAGATCAATTCAATATTAGCTGATATTTCAGTGTAA
- a CDS encoding TonB-dependent receptor → MMKLFKFKKAGKGIFIVLLSLLSTVSFAQQATVTGKVTDSNGESLPGVTIVEKGTTNGTVTSIDGDYTISVSDDATLVFRFVGMSTQEIAVGGQTTIDVQLHGEAVGLEQIVVTGYQTQKKADLTGAISVVEMDEVKETPTGNAVKALQGRVAGLYVTTDGNPGSYATVRIRGGSTMGGGSNDPLYIIDGVPTTGGIEQLNPNDIESMQVLKDASAASIYGARANNGVILITTKKGKEGVTKVEFSSYATVQQYTSKLDVLNTYDRGYVNWQAAINDGLTPTSSIYKYDWHTDGDNAVLDRILLPEYIDPAQTMRPADTQWYDEISQTSLIQSYNLTISNGNERGSSLLSLNYYNHDGIIKETNSNKITARLNSDYNFWDGKLKVGENLNVSKIYNAEIPTGDVMYLALVQQPVVPVHSADGGWGGPAPGMTDRHNPVRLIEQNKQNKGKSARIFGNIYADLEIMNGLHFRTSYGVDYTQTYRRKMDYSYESGFLISDINRTTTSQSHNLSWTWTNTLNYKIESGKHSLDVVAGTEAIKYEDEWFWASREGFVLEDPDYMYLDGGTEKVLNGGGGSGNSLFSVFAKANYVYDSKYLLSATLRRDGSSRFGKDNLYGIFPAFSLGWRISEENFMESVSSVSNLKLRAGWGITGNQQISNEAIYSIYRTDYGVDPTWVFDSGTAYDIMGMDTGTLPSGFRKIREGNPLLKWEEANQTNLGIDFGLFEQAIYGNVDYFFKETKDILIEPPYLAAKGEGGNQWVNGATLENKGWEFVIGYRKDFASGLSMDLAANISSYKRKVTYLPVEVLTGYPGDPGTNKTVIGHSDLVHFGYIADGIFQNQDEVDAHADQTGKGVGRLRYKDIGGLDANGNFVYEPDGVVDALDRTWIGDPNPDFEYGLNTSFSYKNFDLNIFFQGIYGADVYNEFKHLTDFTSIWQGTNFGTRTLDAWTPTNTGSTIPMLTLTDTNNENRGSTYFIENGSYLKLRNLQLGYNLPKNFIDKAKLSSARIYLQGQNLFTIKDTKGNNKFTGVDPESPGFAYPIPASYTIGVNVTF, encoded by the coding sequence ATGATGAAACTATTCAAATTTAAAAAAGCAGGCAAAGGGATATTTATTGTCCTCTTGAGTTTGCTTTCAACAGTGTCGTTTGCTCAGCAGGCCACTGTTACCGGGAAAGTGACCGACTCTAATGGAGAAAGTTTGCCCGGAGTTACTATTGTTGAAAAAGGAACGACCAACGGAACTGTTACAAGCATTGATGGTGATTATACCATTTCTGTTTCTGATGATGCAACACTTGTATTCCGTTTTGTGGGTATGAGCACGCAGGAAATTGCGGTAGGAGGACAAACAACAATCGACGTACAATTACACGGAGAAGCAGTTGGTTTGGAACAGATTGTTGTAACGGGGTATCAAACCCAGAAAAAAGCTGATTTAACAGGTGCCATCAGTGTTGTTGAAATGGATGAAGTGAAGGAAACGCCAACCGGTAACGCAGTTAAAGCATTGCAAGGCCGGGTAGCCGGACTTTATGTAACTACCGATGGTAATCCTGGATCATACGCCACCGTTCGAATCAGGGGAGGTAGTACCATGGGCGGAGGAAGTAACGACCCTTTGTATATTATTGATGGTGTACCTACAACCGGGGGAATTGAGCAACTTAATCCCAACGACATCGAATCGATGCAGGTATTAAAAGATGCATCAGCTGCCAGTATTTATGGTGCGCGGGCAAACAACGGCGTAATTCTTATCACCACTAAAAAAGGGAAAGAAGGAGTTACCAAAGTTGAATTCAGCTCTTATGCCACCGTTCAGCAATATACATCAAAACTCGATGTGTTGAATACCTATGACCGTGGATATGTAAACTGGCAGGCTGCCATCAACGACGGACTGACTCCAACTTCAAGTATTTATAAATACGACTGGCACACGGATGGCGACAATGCAGTGCTCGACAGAATTTTATTACCTGAATACATCGACCCTGCACAAACCATGCGTCCGGCTGATACTCAATGGTACGACGAAATTTCCCAAACTTCACTCATTCAATCGTACAACCTTACAATTTCCAACGGAAATGAGAGAGGAAGTTCACTTCTATCGTTGAATTATTACAACCACGACGGGATTATCAAAGAAACCAATTCGAATAAAATTACCGCACGTTTAAATTCCGATTATAATTTTTGGGATGGTAAATTAAAAGTGGGGGAAAACCTGAATGTTTCAAAAATTTACAATGCAGAAATCCCGACCGGCGATGTAATGTATCTGGCACTGGTGCAGCAACCTGTTGTTCCGGTACATTCTGCAGATGGTGGCTGGGGTGGCCCTGCTCCCGGTATGACGGACCGACATAATCCAGTTCGATTGATTGAACAGAACAAACAAAATAAAGGCAAATCAGCACGAATATTTGGAAATATTTATGCCGACCTCGAAATAATGAATGGACTGCATTTCAGGACCAGTTATGGTGTGGATTACACCCAGACCTACCGGCGTAAAATGGATTACAGTTATGAGTCGGGCTTTTTAATTAGCGACATTAACCGTACAACCACCTCACAGTCGCACAATTTATCGTGGACATGGACCAATACTTTGAATTACAAGATTGAAAGTGGAAAACACAGCCTCGATGTGGTTGCAGGTACTGAAGCCATTAAGTATGAAGATGAATGGTTCTGGGCAAGCCGCGAAGGTTTTGTTTTGGAAGATCCCGACTACATGTATCTTGATGGAGGAACTGAAAAGGTTTTAAACGGAGGTGGTGGATCAGGCAACTCATTGTTTTCTGTTTTTGCAAAAGCCAACTATGTATATGATTCAAAATATTTGCTTTCTGCAACACTTCGCCGCGACGGTTCTTCACGTTTTGGTAAAGATAATTTGTACGGAATCTTCCCTGCCTTTTCTTTAGGATGGAGAATTAGCGAAGAAAACTTTATGGAGTCGGTTTCTTCAGTTTCAAACCTGAAATTAAGAGCAGGTTGGGGGATTACCGGGAACCAGCAAATTAGCAACGAAGCCATTTATTCAATATATCGTACCGATTATGGTGTTGATCCTACATGGGTTTTCGATTCCGGAACGGCTTATGATATTATGGGAATGGATACTGGTACGCTACCTTCCGGATTCAGAAAAATCCGTGAGGGAAATCCACTACTCAAATGGGAAGAAGCCAATCAAACTAACCTCGGTATTGACTTTGGTTTATTTGAACAAGCCATTTACGGAAATGTCGATTATTTCTTCAAGGAAACCAAAGATATTCTGATTGAACCACCTTATCTTGCAGCAAAAGGTGAAGGTGGAAACCAGTGGGTAAACGGTGCTACACTTGAAAATAAAGGGTGGGAGTTTGTTATAGGTTACCGGAAAGATTTTGCAAGTGGCCTAAGTATGGACTTAGCCGCAAATATATCATCGTATAAACGGAAAGTAACCTATTTACCCGTTGAAGTTCTTACCGGATATCCGGGCGACCCGGGGACCAACAAAACAGTAATCGGACATTCCGATTTGGTACACTTTGGATACATCGCGGATGGAATTTTCCAGAACCAGGACGAAGTGGATGCGCATGCCGATCAAACTGGTAAAGGAGTTGGCAGGCTTCGTTACAAAGATATCGGCGGATTAGATGCCAATGGTAATTTTGTTTATGAACCCGATGGTGTTGTTGATGCACTGGACAGGACATGGATTGGTGATCCGAACCCTGATTTTGAATACGGATTAAACACTAGTTTTTCGTATAAGAACTTTGATTTAAATATTTTCTTCCAGGGAATTTATGGCGCCGATGTTTACAACGAATTTAAGCACCTCACCGACTTTACATCCATCTGGCAGGGAACAAACTTTGGTACCAGAACATTGGATGCCTGGACACCAACCAATACCGGTTCTACCATACCAATGTTAACACTTACAGATACCAACAATGAAAACCGGGGTTCAACCTATTTTATTGAGAACGGTTCGTATCTGAAATTAAGAAATTTACAGTTGGGTTATAACCTTCCAAAGAACTTTATTGATAAAGCTAAACTATCATCTGCACGGATTTACCTGCAAGGACAAAACCTGTTTACAATAAAAGATACAAAAGGTAACAACAAGTTTACAGGTGTTGATCCTGAATCGCCCGGATTTGCCTATCCAATTCCGGCTAGTTATACTATCGGTGTTAATGTAACTTTCTAA
- a CDS encoding RagB/SusD family nutrient uptake outer membrane protein: MKNKTIIILAIIAAGFLISCSDSFLEMAPKSIISNDQLLTPENAEGMVIAAYAELGNDHYTAPNSLWPYADNTSGDSYKGGGGTGDIWEFNFMELFAFNTTDNPLVDQKWYRLYVGVGRANEALKVINQLSEDEYPEKTERQAEMRFLRAHHYFILKTMFKYIPWIDETVVGDAYNEVSNREFSDQELWDKIAAEFAFAASNLPESQSDKGRPNKYAAKAYLAKTKLYQAYEQGEDNSVTSINSSKLQEVVSLVDEVSAHYALFSDFGYNFLWSHDDGSTESVFSIQRSVDDGTPKGRLDWGNMLNYPMNPEYGCCWFHIPTQNLVNSFKTDGKGLPKFDTFNDSDVLEGADFYNNSFDVRLDHTVAIPGHPWKYDPNFIYQKDWARATQIYGHFSSLKENQSPDCACFQKVPPFMASSKNTDIIRFADVLLWKAEALIELGRQDEALPIINEIRLRAINSAAMLKMGDGTPSSNYKMDIYKPGENCDWTQEFARQALRWERRLELAMEGIRFFDLVRWGIAGDYINSYFAEEKTKREYLKDGHFTEGKHEYFAIPQNQIDFSKGLYKQNSGW; the protein is encoded by the coding sequence ATGAAGAATAAAACAATAATAATATTAGCAATCATAGCAGCAGGTTTTTTAATTTCCTGTTCTGATTCCTTTCTTGAGATGGCTCCAAAGAGCATCATCAGCAACGACCAGCTTCTAACCCCCGAGAATGCTGAAGGAATGGTAATTGCCGCTTATGCCGAGCTTGGCAACGACCACTATACTGCACCCAATTCGCTTTGGCCATATGCAGACAATACCAGTGGAGATTCGTACAAAGGCGGTGGCGGAACCGGTGATATCTGGGAATTCAATTTTATGGAACTTTTTGCCTTTAATACAACCGATAACCCACTTGTTGACCAGAAATGGTACCGGTTATATGTGGGCGTTGGCCGTGCAAACGAAGCCTTGAAAGTTATTAACCAGCTTTCGGAAGATGAGTATCCTGAGAAAACAGAACGCCAGGCAGAAATGCGTTTTTTAAGGGCACATCATTATTTCATATTAAAAACCATGTTTAAATACATTCCGTGGATTGATGAAACAGTGGTTGGCGATGCTTATAACGAAGTATCGAACCGCGAATTTTCGGACCAGGAATTGTGGGATAAAATTGCTGCCGAATTTGCTTTTGCAGCCAGTAACCTTCCTGAATCACAAAGCGATAAGGGAAGGCCTAATAAATACGCTGCCAAAGCATACCTGGCAAAAACAAAACTCTATCAGGCTTACGAACAGGGCGAAGATAATTCAGTAACCAGTATCAACTCATCAAAATTACAGGAGGTTGTCAGCCTTGTTGATGAAGTATCGGCACATTACGCCTTGTTTTCAGATTTTGGTTACAACTTTCTTTGGAGCCACGACGATGGAAGCACAGAATCTGTTTTTTCAATTCAGCGTTCGGTGGACGACGGAACACCAAAAGGACGTTTGGATTGGGGAAATATGCTGAATTACCCGATGAACCCGGAGTACGGCTGTTGCTGGTTCCATATTCCGACACAGAACCTGGTTAACTCATTTAAAACCGACGGGAAAGGTTTGCCTAAGTTCGATACATTCAACGACTCGGATGTACTTGAAGGCGCTGATTTTTACAACAATTCTTTTGATGTGCGTTTAGATCATACCGTTGCAATTCCGGGGCACCCCTGGAAATACGATCCCAATTTTATCTATCAGAAAGACTGGGCCAGGGCAACACAGATTTACGGACATTTCTCTTCACTGAAAGAAAATCAATCGCCAGATTGCGCTTGTTTCCAAAAAGTTCCACCGTTTATGGCAAGCTCGAAAAATACCGACATTATTCGTTTTGCCGACGTGCTACTATGGAAAGCTGAAGCATTAATTGAACTGGGACGCCAGGATGAAGCGCTGCCGATTATTAACGAAATCCGCCTTCGTGCAATCAATAGTGCAGCCATGTTGAAAATGGGTGATGGCACCCCAAGTTCAAACTACAAAATGGACATTTACAAACCGGGCGAAAATTGCGACTGGACCCAGGAATTTGCCCGTCAGGCTTTGCGCTGGGAAAGAAGGCTTGAATTGGCTATGGAGGGAATTCGTTTCTTTGATTTGGTACGTTGGGGAATAGCCGGAGATTATATCAATAGCTATTTTGCTGAAGAAAAAACCAAAAGGGAATACCTGAAAGATGGTCATTTTACAGAAGGAAAGCATGAGTATTTTGCCATTCCACAAAACCAAATTGATTTTAGCAAAGGTTTGTATAAACAAAATTCTGGTTGGTAG
- a CDS encoding DUF4960 domain-containing protein — MKKYLIYIILVTFSAGLFSSCEEDYTSTLNLDADVKIQSFSVEGTEGVIDEVNKTITVTIESGSNIDLSNISPEIVLPAGAVITPAITSNMDFTNPVEFTIVNGDIYCQYTVTVSEKFYFAFLGEPANVSAMTILDDQKAAEWFLKKYPSAEYVSFSQVADGSVDLSKFNAVWYHSDQGTRPCWPDAQMLYGVADNPAIVSKLKAYYENGGNILLTNFAGSLVDELGIVSEAKYAPNNAFGDIEANPDSYNWGDWDLRWYGNPENPIAQGLNYKSDDPTKFIMLPNGVARRNRTNQYNVDGWTDYAIGGETIEERVAYFETVNNCKALVTNWSGMEINLVLWDKHDGKGAAIFIGSGTYDWYAENDVENTAGNREKLTSNSIAYLLAKSKE; from the coding sequence ATGAAAAAATATTTGATATATATAATACTGGTGACCTTTTCTGCCGGATTATTTTCTTCCTGCGAAGAGGATTACACAAGCACGCTAAACCTGGATGCCGATGTTAAAATACAGAGTTTCTCGGTTGAAGGAACTGAAGGCGTAATCGATGAAGTAAACAAAACAATTACGGTAACCATCGAAAGCGGGAGCAATATCGATCTTAGCAATATCAGCCCGGAGATTGTGCTTCCAGCAGGAGCTGTTATTACTCCTGCAATCACATCTAATATGGATTTTACAAATCCTGTTGAGTTTACGATTGTAAACGGCGATATATACTGCCAATACACCGTAACTGTTTCCGAGAAATTCTACTTTGCCTTTTTGGGCGAGCCTGCCAATGTCTCTGCTATGACGATTTTAGATGACCAAAAAGCTGCAGAATGGTTTTTAAAGAAATATCCTTCTGCTGAATATGTAAGTTTCAGTCAGGTTGCCGATGGTTCTGTTGATTTAAGCAAATTCAATGCCGTTTGGTACCATTCCGACCAGGGTACACGCCCATGCTGGCCCGATGCTCAAATGCTTTATGGCGTTGCCGATAATCCTGCAATTGTATCGAAACTGAAAGCGTATTACGAAAATGGAGGGAACATCCTGTTAACCAACTTTGCCGGTTCGCTGGTTGATGAACTGGGAATTGTTAGCGAAGCAAAATATGCTCCGAACAATGCTTTTGGCGATATCGAGGCAAATCCAGATTCTTATAACTGGGGCGATTGGGATTTGAGATGGTACGGTAATCCGGAAAACCCCATTGCTCAGGGATTAAACTATAAAAGTGATGACCCAACAAAATTCATAATGTTGCCTAACGGGGTTGCGCGCCGTAACCGTACCAACCAGTATAACGTGGATGGCTGGACAGACTATGCAATTGGTGGTGAGACCATAGAAGAAAGGGTTGCATACTTTGAAACTGTTAACAATTGTAAGGCTTTAGTTACCAATTGGAGCGGCATGGAGATTAACCTGGTTTTATGGGATAAACATGATGGTAAAGGAGCCGCTATTTTTATTGGCTCAGGTACTTATGACTGGTATGCTGAGAATGATGTTGAAAACACAGCGGGTAACCGCGAGAAACTGACATCGAACAGCATTGCGTATCTTTTGGCAAAATCGAAAGAATAA
- a CDS encoding GH32 C-terminal domain-containing protein, translating into MKNIFVTLLIGVLLSFSLIVKAQDYSEQYRPQFHFSPKSGWIGDPDGTIKFDSLYHLFWWGHAVSEDLVYWTEYPWPMQGGSSSFDYYTGSVVVDTENTAGFGTGDDTVAVAIYTMHNKTTNIETQGISSSTSPDFKYFNYYNDNPVIPSSSTDFRDPSVFWDTQLNRWAMAITRPGEHRIEIYSSPDLKNWTKQSSFGPLGARTGAWEVPDLFQLPLDGNPENKKWVMICGMGPNRGQYWIGDFDGNTFTPDAKTLAYLKDGAGIAGEVFADFEASDYGTWATEGTAFGTSPANGTLAGQMDVSGYLGDYLVNSFNGGDAATGKLTSPEFTVSKNFINFLIAGGNHNNLTCINLLVNGEVVRTATGDNSEQLKWFGWDVSEYIGQTAVLEITDNFSGSWGHINIDHIMFSDILTDQRYEHAYWIDYGPDFYAVRTYRNYDADDDRTVWLGWMNNWDYANSIPTSWGGSTAESLPREIELVSSDQGYKIIQKPIEELQKLRKEEVVITNKPVDGTIELTEFKPQKNTYEFEAVYEVTPGSNQKVGFNLCVSDANKIVLGYDAKTSNVFIDRTQSGYVNFNSKFPRVVTAPVQLKENKISFHVFVDQLSLEVFVNEGDVVLTSLMFPNPYFQKGIELFSENASSVLQLFNAWELKSIWEEDLGTGILDRKNKRGSINVYPNPANDKIHFTLNAGTSRAATAKVINLQGQILKEKTIFPGISSSEIDISDLKTGHYILYVLNDNQISTQQFIKVN; encoded by the coding sequence ATGAAGAATATATTTGTGACCCTGTTAATTGGTGTCTTGCTCAGCTTTTCGCTTATTGTTAAAGCTCAGGATTATAGTGAGCAATACCGGCCACAATTCCATTTTTCTCCCAAAAGTGGCTGGATTGGCGACCCGGACGGAACCATTAAATTCGACAGTTTGTACCACCTTTTTTGGTGGGGGCACGCCGTTTCTGAAGATTTGGTTTACTGGACAGAGTACCCCTGGCCTATGCAGGGAGGGAGTTCATCTTTCGATTACTACACGGGCTCGGTAGTTGTAGATACGGAAAACACTGCCGGATTTGGAACCGGAGATGACACAGTTGCCGTGGCCATTTATACCATGCACAACAAAACAACAAATATTGAAACGCAGGGAATCTCGTCGAGCACTTCGCCTGATTTTAAATATTTTAATTATTACAACGATAATCCCGTAATTCCATCCTCTTCAACTGATTTCAGGGATCCTTCAGTATTTTGGGATACACAACTCAATCGTTGGGCCATGGCTATTACTCGTCCGGGCGAACATCGTATTGAAATCTATAGCTCTCCTGATCTGAAAAACTGGACAAAACAATCGTCTTTCGGCCCACTTGGCGCACGAACTGGCGCCTGGGAGGTCCCCGATCTTTTTCAACTCCCGTTGGATGGAAATCCTGAAAATAAAAAGTGGGTTATGATTTGCGGAATGGGCCCTAACCGGGGACAATACTGGATAGGAGATTTTGATGGAAACACTTTTACTCCTGACGCTAAAACCCTGGCTTATTTAAAAGACGGCGCCGGTATCGCCGGTGAAGTATTTGCTGATTTTGAAGCTTCCGATTACGGAACATGGGCTACAGAAGGAACTGCTTTTGGGACGAGTCCGGCAAACGGAACCCTGGCGGGGCAAATGGATGTTTCCGGATATTTGGGTGACTACCTGGTGAATTCTTTTAATGGTGGCGATGCCGCAACCGGGAAACTGACATCTCCTGAATTTACGGTTTCCAAAAATTTTATAAACTTTCTAATAGCCGGCGGAAACCACAATAACTTAACCTGTATTAATCTGCTTGTAAACGGAGAAGTTGTAAGAACGGCCACCGGCGACAATTCGGAACAGCTAAAATGGTTTGGCTGGGATGTAAGCGAATACATTGGGCAAACTGCGGTTTTGGAAATTACCGACAACTTCTCAGGCAGTTGGGGGCACATCAACATCGACCACATTATGTTTTCGGATATTCTTACCGACCAGCGTTACGAACATGCGTACTGGATTGATTACGGCCCCGATTTTTATGCCGTCAGAACTTACCGGAATTACGATGCAGATGATGACCGTACCGTTTGGTTAGGCTGGATGAATAACTGGGATTACGCCAACAGCATCCCAACCTCCTGGGGTGGAAGTACAGCTGAGTCGCTTCCCCGCGAAATAGAACTGGTGAGTAGCGATCAGGGGTATAAAATCATTCAAAAGCCAATTGAGGAGCTGCAAAAGTTAAGAAAGGAAGAAGTAGTTATTACGAATAAACCGGTAGATGGGACAATTGAGTTAACGGAGTTTAAACCACAGAAAAATACTTATGAGTTTGAAGCGGTTTATGAAGTAACGCCGGGAAGCAATCAAAAAGTCGGTTTTAATCTTTGTGTATCCGATGCAAATAAAATAGTACTGGGTTATGATGCTAAAACGTCAAATGTATTTATCGACCGCACACAGAGCGGATATGTGAACTTTAACAGCAAATTTCCCCGGGTTGTAACTGCTCCCGTTCAGTTAAAAGAAAATAAAATAAGCTTTCATGTTTTTGTTGACCAGCTGTCGCTCGAAGTATTTGTGAACGAAGGCGATGTGGTATTAACTTCATTGATGTTTCCCAACCCTTATTTTCAAAAAGGCATCGAATTATTCTCTGAAAATGCATCTTCTGTACTGCAATTATTTAACGCCTGGGAGCTCAAATCAATTTGGGAAGAAGACCTTGGCACTGGAATACTGGACCGAAAAAATAAGCGGGGATCGATTAATGTATATCCTAACCCGGCCAACGACAAAATACACTTTACGCTGAATGCGGGAACCAGTAGAGCCGCCACTGCAAAAGTTATAAACCTGCAGGGGCAAATCCTGAAAGAAAAAACAATATTTCCCGGTATTTCCTCGTCCGAAATCGATATAAGCGATTTAAAAACAGGACACTACATTCTTTATGTTTTGAATGATAACCAAATATCAACTCAACAATTTATAAAAGTAAATTAA